In Halorussus limi, a genomic segment contains:
- a CDS encoding SWIM zinc finger family protein — MENTTASERTRASLPPADGVTDLRSQRARMERMAVTALGGGVYEVESQTGNTYSVDLLGGRCTCPDHNFRHVRCKHIRRVAMEVTAGLVPPPGKRAVACRNCGDEIFVDETESGPHFCEECNLEPGDTVVDRETGDLLVVIRTTNRRADEVEITGHDCTVAAYSTNEGYRDDDVVVEAMYPVPAGLGPDDLEPTHLRRYSFPRGRLARRREDARPADREDQSALDDFEASV, encoded by the coding sequence ATGGAAAACACAACAGCTTCCGAACGAACGCGAGCATCGCTGCCTCCCGCGGACGGCGTGACCGACCTCCGGTCACAGCGCGCCCGCATGGAGCGCATGGCAGTTACGGCGCTCGGCGGCGGCGTCTACGAAGTCGAGAGCCAGACTGGCAACACGTACTCCGTGGACCTGCTCGGCGGGCGGTGTACCTGTCCGGACCACAACTTCCGGCACGTCAGGTGCAAGCACATCCGACGGGTAGCGATGGAGGTCACGGCGGGACTCGTCCCGCCGCCCGGCAAGCGGGCGGTGGCCTGCCGAAACTGCGGCGACGAAATATTCGTGGACGAGACCGAGTCGGGGCCTCACTTCTGCGAGGAGTGCAACCTCGAACCCGGCGACACCGTCGTGGACCGCGAGACCGGCGACCTGCTGGTCGTGATTCGGACGACGAACCGGCGGGCTGACGAGGTCGAAATCACCGGCCACGACTGCACCGTCGCGGCGTACTCGACCAACGAGGGCTACCGCGACGACGACGTGGTGGTCGAAGCGATGTACCCGGTTCCGGCGGGCCTCGGTCCCGACGACCTCGAACCCACGCACCTCCGGCGCTACTCGTTCCCGCGCGGGCGACTCGCCCGCAGGCGCGAGGACGCCCGGCCGGCCGACCGCGAGGACCAGTCGGCGCTCGACGACTTCGAGGCGTCCGTCTGA
- a CDS encoding AMP-dependent synthetase/ligase produces MEWRDAEREYDGEVVGRSTIPRLFEESAARHENRPAQQYKGGVYDRSLAGSAVSAAADGEFRSLSYAEMRDVVRSLAAGFRELGVEADDRVGIFADTRMEWAQVDFGLLAAGAVVTTVYRGSSPNQVEYLLGDPDADGVVVENAELLERVVQVQDSLDLEFAVVMDELSSGGESLVEDADFEVHTLGDLYRRGSEAFDPDEYESWLEARDPEDLATLIYTSGTTGKPKGVELTHWNFRANVNQCYKRFGPRPDKGDQPAIDENARTVSFLPLAHVLERLAGHFLMFAAGATVAYAEDPETLQEDFQKVEPTTGTSVPRVYERMYDAIREQAESSPVSERLFEWATEVGREYFETENPGLALRAKRAVADKLVFRKVRNGLGGNIDFLISGGGSLSPELCALYHGMGMPILEGYGLTETSPVVAVNPSEEPKVGTIGPPVVDAEVRVDGTVVSQDTFDDSEGEVGELLVRGPNVTEGYWEMPEATERAFTEDDSGERWFRTGDIVELRPDDYIEFRERAKELLVLSTGKNVAPGPIEDAFAASDMVEQVVVVGDGHKFVSALVVPNFEGVRKRAESEGIDLPDDDRDLTRNDRVREWMDEEVERVNQQFESHERIKQFRVVGEEFTEDNDLLTPTMKKKRRNILERFADEIDEIYGREYEEA; encoded by the coding sequence ATGGAGTGGCGTGACGCCGAACGGGAGTACGACGGCGAAGTGGTCGGCCGGTCCACGATACCGCGACTGTTCGAGGAGAGCGCGGCCCGGCACGAGAACCGTCCGGCACAGCAGTACAAGGGCGGGGTGTACGACCGGTCGCTCGCGGGGTCGGCGGTCTCCGCGGCGGCCGACGGGGAGTTCCGGTCGCTCTCGTACGCCGAGATGCGCGACGTCGTCCGGTCGCTCGCGGCCGGGTTCCGCGAGTTGGGCGTCGAGGCCGACGACCGGGTGGGCATCTTCGCCGACACGCGCATGGAGTGGGCGCAGGTAGACTTCGGCCTGCTCGCGGCGGGCGCTGTCGTGACCACCGTCTATCGGGGGTCGTCGCCCAATCAGGTCGAGTACCTGCTGGGCGACCCCGACGCCGACGGCGTGGTCGTGGAGAACGCCGAACTGCTGGAGCGGGTCGTTCAGGTACAGGACTCGCTCGACCTCGAATTCGCGGTCGTGATGGACGAACTGAGTAGTGGCGGTGAGTCGCTCGTGGAGGACGCCGACTTCGAGGTCCACACGCTCGGGGACCTATACCGGCGCGGGAGCGAGGCGTTCGACCCCGACGAGTACGAGTCGTGGCTCGAAGCGCGGGACCCCGAGGACCTCGCCACGCTCATCTACACCTCCGGCACGACCGGCAAGCCGAAGGGCGTCGAACTCACCCACTGGAACTTCCGGGCGAACGTAAACCAGTGTTACAAGCGGTTCGGCCCCCGGCCCGACAAGGGCGACCAACCCGCCATCGACGAGAACGCCCGGACCGTCTCGTTCCTGCCGCTGGCTCACGTCCTCGAACGACTCGCGGGCCACTTCCTGATGTTCGCGGCGGGTGCGACCGTGGCCTACGCCGAGGACCCCGAGACCCTACAGGAGGACTTCCAGAAGGTCGAACCGACCACCGGGACCAGCGTCCCGCGGGTCTACGAGCGCATGTACGACGCCATCCGCGAGCAGGCCGAGTCCTCGCCGGTCTCCGAGCGCCTGTTCGAGTGGGCCACCGAAGTCGGCCGGGAGTACTTCGAGACCGAAAATCCGGGTCTCGCGCTCCGGGCCAAGCGGGCCGTCGCCGACAAACTCGTCTTCCGGAAGGTCAGGAACGGTCTCGGCGGAAACATCGACTTCCTCATCAGCGGCGGCGGAAGCCTCTCGCCCGAACTCTGCGCGCTCTACCACGGGATGGGGATGCCGATTCTGGAGGGGTACGGCCTGACCGAGACGTCCCCGGTCGTCGCGGTCAACCCGTCCGAAGAACCGAAGGTCGGCACCATCGGTCCACCGGTGGTGGACGCGGAGGTGCGGGTCGATGGCACGGTGGTCTCGCAGGACACCTTCGACGACTCCGAGGGCGAGGTCGGCGAACTCCTCGTCAGAGGGCCGAACGTCACCGAGGGCTACTGGGAGATGCCCGAGGCGACCGAGCGAGCGTTCACCGAGGACGACTCCGGCGAACGGTGGTTCCGGACGGGCGACATCGTGGAACTCCGGCCCGACGACTACATCGAGTTCCGCGAGCGCGCCAAGGAACTGCTGGTCCTCTCGACCGGGAAGAACGTCGCGCCGGGTCCCATCGAGGACGCCTTCGCGGCCAGCGACATGGTCGAACAGGTCGTGGTCGTCGGCGACGGCCACAAGTTCGTCTCCGCGCTCGTGGTCCCGAACTTCGAGGGCGTCCGGAAGCGGGCCGAGAGCGAGGGCATCGACCTGCCCGACGACGACCGGGACCTCACCCGGAACGACCGGGTCCGGGAGTGGATGGACGAGGAGGTCGAGCGCGTCAACCAGCAGTTCGAGTCCCACGAGCGAATCAAGCAGTTCCGGGTCGTCGGCGAGGAGTTCACCGAGGACAACGACCTGCTGACGCCGACGATGAAGAAGAAGCGCCGGAACATCTTGGAGCGGTTCGCCGACGAGATAGACGAAATCTACGGCCGCGAGTACGAGGAAGCCTGA
- the serS gene encoding serine--tRNA ligase, whose translation MLDRNYIRDNPEEVREGLRERGADVDLDVILEKDEEWRDLKARGDDLRHERNEVSDRIGELKQAGEHDEADEAIERSQELKAEIEEVEERAAELEEELEEALLRVPQVPHESVPEGDDEDDNVETRREGFDDLRDLPDEVTPHYDLGEELDIIDEARAAKTTGSGYYFLKGEGSQLEHALMQFMMDVHREQGYQEIFPPIPINSESMTGTGQLPKFADDAYKLEDEDLWLCPTAEVPVTNMYRDDILLKDDLPLKHQAYTPNFRREAGEHGTETRGIVRVHQFNKVEMVNFVEPDESYDRLRELLDEAEEVLRRLDLPYRVLELCTGDLGFKAAKQIDLEIWAPGDDMDDGPEEGGRWLEVSTASNFEDFQARRAGLRYRPERHESTEYLHTLNASGLALPRVMVAILEYYQNDDGTVTVPEALRPYMGGKEVIEGHEPVGESALGAGEKD comes from the coding sequence ATGCTAGACCGGAACTACATTCGGGACAACCCCGAGGAGGTCCGCGAGGGACTCCGCGAGCGCGGGGCGGACGTGGACCTCGACGTGATTCTGGAGAAGGACGAGGAGTGGCGCGACCTGAAGGCGCGCGGCGACGACCTGCGCCACGAGCGCAACGAGGTCAGCGACCGCATCGGCGAGTTGAAGCAGGCCGGCGAACACGACGAGGCCGACGAGGCCATCGAACGGTCGCAGGAACTCAAGGCCGAAATCGAAGAGGTCGAGGAGCGCGCCGCCGAGTTAGAGGAGGAACTGGAGGAGGCGCTCCTGCGCGTTCCCCAAGTCCCCCACGAGAGCGTCCCCGAGGGCGACGACGAGGACGACAACGTCGAGACCCGCCGCGAGGGCTTCGACGACCTGCGCGACCTGCCCGACGAGGTGACGCCCCACTACGACCTCGGCGAGGAGTTGGACATCATCGACGAGGCGCGGGCCGCCAAGACCACCGGAAGCGGCTACTACTTCCTCAAGGGCGAGGGGAGCCAACTCGAACACGCCCTGATGCAATTCATGATGGACGTCCACCGCGAGCAGGGGTATCAGGAGATATTCCCGCCCATCCCCATCAACAGCGAGTCGATGACCGGGACGGGCCAGTTGCCGAAGTTCGCCGACGACGCCTACAAACTGGAGGACGAGGACCTCTGGCTCTGTCCGACCGCGGAGGTGCCGGTCACGAACATGTACCGCGACGACATCCTCCTGAAAGACGACCTCCCGCTGAAGCATCAGGCCTACACGCCGAACTTCCGGCGCGAAGCGGGCGAACACGGCACCGAGACGCGGGGCATCGTCCGGGTCCACCAGTTCAACAAGGTCGAGATGGTCAACTTCGTGGAACCCGACGAGAGCTACGACCGCCTCCGCGAACTGCTGGACGAGGCCGAGGAGGTCCTCCGACGCCTCGACCTGCCGTACCGCGTCCTCGAACTCTGCACGGGTGACCTCGGCTTCAAGGCCGCCAAGCAGATAGACCTCGAAATCTGGGCGCCCGGCGACGACATGGACGACGGCCCCGAGGAGGGCGGTCGGTGGCTCGAAGTCTCGACGGCCTCGAACTTCGAGGACTTCCAGGCCCGGCGCGCCGGCCTGCGCTACCGGCCCGAGCGCCACGAATCGACCGAGTACCTCCACACGCTCAACGCGTCGGGATTGGCCCTGCCGCGCGTGATGGTCGCAATCCTCGAATACTACCAGAACGACGACGGCACCGTCACGGTGCCCGAGGCGCTCCGGCCCTACATGGGCGGCAAGGAGGTCATCGAGGGCCACGAACCGGTCGGCGAGAGCGCGCTCGGCGCGGGCGAGAAGGACTAA
- a CDS encoding EamA family transporter, whose amino-acid sequence MNYIAWAVVALVGYSIFTPLASLATNQIPSTVVALVANSMLAVSAAVVIVYRNESVAPYLAGENAVYMYAAGVFLSVGIIAYYQALGAGPVSVVVPIFGMFLVGSSLLGVVFLNDPLTAKKALGIVLAAVGVYLTTS is encoded by the coding sequence ATGAACTACATCGCGTGGGCGGTCGTCGCGCTGGTCGGCTACTCGATTTTCACGCCGCTGGCGAGTCTGGCGACCAACCAGATTCCGAGTACGGTCGTCGCGCTGGTGGCCAACAGCATGCTCGCGGTGTCGGCGGCCGTCGTCATCGTCTACCGGAACGAGTCGGTCGCGCCGTACCTCGCGGGCGAGAACGCGGTCTACATGTACGCGGCGGGAGTCTTCCTGAGCGTCGGCATCATCGCGTACTATCAGGCGCTGGGAGCGGGCCCGGTCAGCGTCGTGGTCCCCATCTTCGGCATGTTCCTCGTCGGCAGTTCGCTGCTCGGCGTCGTGTTTCTGAACGACCCGCTGACCGCGAAGAAGGCCCTCGGAATCGTGCTGGCGGCCGTCGGGGTCTACCTGACGACGAGTTAG
- a CDS encoding DNA primase large subunit PriL, which produces MNPLHARYPFLAAARESVREADIGLVAVVTGDERHPAVERGVERVRRALVDGTVRPDPDGERRWSTRAELLSYPVARVLVSLVDAPGAVEKYASAEADTAYERFTDDFENPDDGLKSTADTAITLDALLAEFDLSDAVRETAAGDGYRVAVGRYLALSSNLDGESWTLATRQLADGTVKVSEAELHELLREAVRQRVAAGLPTDVPDEIRDGLTDEVAELQDTFSEIDISRDIDVLAPDCFPPCVASLVERAQDGESLDDPAEFALVAFLTSANADTDELLALCGVDSDTRAKAVRYRSNRVGDESGAQYAPPSCETMAAYGECPVADEADPTTDARCDSVSHPLAYYEDALAAAESAGD; this is translated from the coding sequence ATGAACCCGCTTCACGCCCGGTACCCGTTCCTCGCGGCGGCCCGCGAGAGCGTCCGCGAGGCCGACATCGGTCTCGTCGCCGTCGTGACGGGCGACGAGCGCCACCCCGCCGTCGAGCGCGGCGTCGAGCGGGTGCGCCGCGCGCTCGTCGACGGGACGGTTCGTCCCGACCCGGACGGGGAGCGACGCTGGAGCACGCGCGCGGAACTGCTCTCGTATCCGGTCGCGCGCGTGCTGGTGTCGCTCGTGGACGCGCCCGGCGCGGTCGAGAAGTACGCCAGCGCCGAGGCCGACACCGCCTACGAGCGATTCACCGACGACTTCGAGAACCCCGACGACGGCCTGAAGTCCACGGCCGACACCGCAATCACGCTCGACGCGCTCCTCGCGGAGTTCGACCTATCGGACGCGGTCCGGGAGACCGCCGCGGGCGACGGCTACCGCGTCGCCGTCGGGCGCTATCTCGCGCTCTCCTCGAACCTCGACGGCGAGTCTTGGACGCTCGCCACCCGGCAGTTGGCCGACGGGACCGTGAAAGTCTCCGAGGCCGAACTCCACGAACTCCTCCGGGAGGCGGTCCGCCAGCGCGTCGCCGCGGGCCTGCCGACCGACGTGCCCGACGAGATTCGCGACGGTCTGACCGACGAGGTGGCCGAGTTGCAGGACACCTTCTCGGAAATCGACATCTCGCGGGACATCGACGTACTCGCGCCCGACTGCTTCCCGCCGTGCGTCGCCTCGCTGGTCGAGCGAGCGCAGGACGGCGAGAGTCTGGACGACCCCGCGGAGTTCGCACTGGTCGCGTTCCTGACCAGCGCCAACGCCGACACCGACGAACTGCTGGCGCTCTGCGGCGTGGACAGTGACACTCGCGCGAAGGCGGTCCGCTACCGGTCGAATCGGGTCGGCGACGAGTCGGGCGCCCAGTACGCGCCGCCATCCTGCGAGACGATGGCGGCCTACGGCGAGTGTCCGGTCGCCGACGAGGCCGACCCGACGACCGACGCCCGCTGTGACTCTGTCTCCCACCCACTGGCCTACTACGAGGACGCACTGGCCGCCGCTGAGAGCGCCGGAGACTGA
- a CDS encoding DUF7472 family protein, translated as MVDQETRREILVGAGSVGLFIALLVGVGMTYGNGGLTQTGALAVVGVIVLFVLLMSGVGIWMSRQY; from the coding sequence ATGGTAGACCAGGAGACGCGCCGCGAGATTCTCGTCGGTGCGGGGTCCGTCGGCCTGTTCATCGCCCTCCTCGTCGGCGTGGGCATGACGTACGGCAACGGCGGCCTCACGCAGACGGGAGCGTTGGCGGTCGTGGGCGTCATCGTCTTGTTCGTCTTGTTGATGAGTGGCGTCGGAATCTGGATGTCGCGGCAGTACTGA
- the hjc gene encoding Holliday junction resolvase Hjc, which translates to MSNAKGDRRERELVNRLDEAGFAVMRAPASGSATERELPDVLAGDGVAFYAIEAKSSSGDPIYLTGEEVEALVYFSQNFGAKPKIGVRFDREDWYFFHPAEIHQTDGGNYRVKKETALEDGDPMDALRATDDDSDDDDGHDIRDVLHAVEQGVLSPDEAASMLE; encoded by the coding sequence ATGTCCAACGCGAAGGGCGACAGGCGCGAGCGCGAACTCGTCAACCGACTCGACGAGGCCGGGTTCGCGGTCATGCGCGCACCCGCCAGCGGGAGCGCCACCGAACGCGAACTCCCGGACGTGCTGGCGGGCGACGGCGTCGCCTTCTACGCCATCGAGGCGAAGTCGAGTTCCGGCGACCCCATCTACCTCACCGGCGAGGAGGTAGAGGCGCTGGTCTACTTCTCGCAGAACTTCGGCGCGAAGCCGAAAATCGGGGTCCGGTTCGACCGCGAGGACTGGTACTTCTTCCACCCCGCGGAGATTCACCAGACCGACGGCGGCAACTACCGGGTCAAGAAGGAGACGGCGCTCGAAGACGGCGACCCGATGGACGCGCTCAGAGCGACCGACGACGATTCGGACGACGACGACGGCCACGACATCCGCGACGTGCTTCACGCGGTCGAACAAGGCGTTCTCTCGCCGGACGAGGCGGCCTCGATGCTGGAGTAG
- a CDS encoding formate/nitrite transporter family protein: MAKEELDRRIETEPPGQGQKSKQEILAEEIQEGLEELRRPADGLFLSGISAGLDIGFGPLFMAVLLTIVGKGWGDPLTRIVVANAYAVGFIFVIGGRSELFTEHTTRASLPVFDGRASVGELARLWALVYGGNILGGSVFAVAMVSFAPAYGIVEPSAFTEIASNLTSHGPWLLLAGGVVAGWLMGLLSWLLTAAKESISRIAVVWLVTTGIGLAHLPHSIAGNVEVLAGTLVSPRISFAQYAGFLALATVGNAVGGSVFVALLKYGHVVRGGGESETG, encoded by the coding sequence GTGGCGAAGGAAGAACTCGACCGGCGAATCGAGACCGAACCGCCGGGTCAGGGCCAGAAGTCCAAGCAGGAGATTCTGGCCGAGGAGATTCAGGAGGGACTGGAGGAACTCAGACGCCCGGCCGACGGTCTGTTCCTGTCGGGCATCTCGGCCGGACTCGACATCGGGTTCGGTCCGCTGTTCATGGCGGTCCTGCTCACGATAGTCGGCAAGGGATGGGGCGACCCCCTGACGCGAATCGTCGTCGCCAACGCCTACGCGGTCGGATTCATCTTCGTCATCGGCGGCCGGTCGGAACTGTTCACCGAACACACCACGCGCGCCAGCCTCCCCGTCTTCGACGGCCGGGCGAGCGTCGGCGAACTGGCCCGGCTCTGGGCGCTCGTCTACGGCGGGAACATCCTCGGCGGCAGCGTCTTCGCCGTCGCGATGGTGTCGTTCGCGCCGGCCTACGGTATCGTCGAGCCCTCGGCGTTCACCGAAATCGCGTCGAACCTGACGTCTCACGGCCCGTGGCTCCTCCTCGCTGGCGGCGTGGTCGCCGGGTGGCTGATGGGCCTGCTCTCGTGGCTTCTCACGGCGGCCAAAGAGAGCATCTCGCGCATCGCGGTCGTCTGGCTGGTGACGACCGGCATCGGTCTCGCCCACCTGCCCCACTCCATCGCGGGCAACGTCGAGGTGCTGGCCGGGACGCTCGTCTCGCCGCGCATCTCGTTCGCGCAGTACGCCGGGTTCCTCGCGCTCGCCACGGTCGGCAACGCCGTCGGCGGGTCGGTCTTCGTCGCCCTGCTGAAGTACGGCCACGTCGTCCGCGGTGGCGGCGAGTCCGAGACCGGGTAG
- a CDS encoding nuclear transport factor 2 family protein, whose protein sequence is MTDPTDLARSYYDAIDAGDYDRFEDLLAPDVVHERPDRTIEGRETLVGFMRDDRPNKDTSHEVRTVFAASDGVAVEGRLLDADGAQMFAFVDSFDVEDAPDESEADAGRGDGRPSIARIRTYTR, encoded by the coding sequence GTGACCGACCCGACCGACCTCGCCCGGAGTTACTACGACGCCATCGACGCGGGCGACTACGACCGATTCGAGGACCTGCTCGCGCCGGACGTCGTCCACGAGCGCCCGGACCGGACCATCGAGGGCCGCGAGACGCTCGTGGGGTTCATGCGCGACGACCGGCCGAACAAGGACACGTCCCACGAGGTCCGGACCGTCTTCGCCGCGAGCGACGGGGTGGCGGTCGAGGGTCGCTTGCTGGACGCCGACGGCGCTCAGATGTTCGCGTTCGTAGACAGCTTCGACGTCGAGGACGCGCCCGACGAGAGCGAGGCGGACGCGGGTCGAGGTGATGGACGTCCGAGCATCGCTCGAATCCGGACCTACACCCGGTAA
- a CDS encoding MBL fold metallo-hydrolase, with protein sequence MPRGDLREVTVGDCSDLYYLDTGMYDTDEYGAVYIYDAARPAIVDTGIGTHHELILDALDELDIAREDVAVIAPTHVHLDHAGGAGFLAEACPNAEVMVHEIGAPHLVDPERLVEGTKAAVGDQWEFYVEPKPVPEDRVVELNGGDTIELGDHHLDVYHAPGHAPHQVLFHDRDDDSVFTADAAGIWVPSVETIRETSPPSNFDLDQCLTDLETIRDLDPEALLYPHFGPREYEQGVMDEYADVLREWVETVEEKYEELGDADEVEDYFVENAEMVDVWGERKASEEARLNVRGVVTYLDYRDDE encoded by the coding sequence ATGCCAAGAGGCGACCTCCGAGAGGTCACGGTCGGCGACTGTTCGGACCTCTACTACCTCGACACCGGGATGTACGACACCGACGAGTACGGCGCGGTCTACATCTACGATGCCGCTCGGCCCGCCATCGTCGACACCGGAATCGGGACCCACCACGAACTGATTCTGGACGCGCTGGACGAGTTGGACATCGCCCGCGAGGACGTGGCGGTCATCGCGCCGACGCACGTCCACCTCGACCACGCCGGCGGTGCCGGATTCCTCGCCGAGGCCTGCCCCAACGCCGAGGTGATGGTCCACGAAATCGGTGCGCCCCACCTCGTGGACCCGGAACGCCTCGTGGAGGGGACGAAGGCGGCGGTCGGCGACCAGTGGGAGTTCTACGTCGAACCGAAACCCGTGCCAGAGGACCGCGTGGTCGAACTCAACGGCGGCGACACCATCGAACTCGGCGACCACCACCTCGACGTGTACCACGCGCCGGGCCACGCGCCCCATCAGGTTCTCTTTCACGACCGGGACGACGATTCGGTGTTCACCGCCGACGCGGCCGGCATCTGGGTCCCCTCGGTCGAGACGATTCGGGAGACGTCGCCGCCCTCGAACTTCGACCTCGACCAGTGCCTCACCGACCTCGAAACCATCCGGGACCTCGACCCCGAGGCCCTGCTCTACCCCCACTTCGGCCCGCGAGAGTACGAGCAGGGCGTCATGGACGAGTACGCCGATGTCCTCCGCGAGTGGGTCGAGACGGTCGAGGAGAAGTACGAGGAACTGGGCGACGCGGACGAGGTGGAGGACTACTTCGTGGAGAACGCCGAGATGGTCGACGTGTGGGGCGAACGCAAGGCCAGTGAGGAGGCCCGGCTAAACGTCCGGGGCGTCGTGACGTATCTGGACTACCGCGACGACGAGTAA
- a CDS encoding ferritin-like domain-containing protein, producing the protein MTDERDYGGNERIESLTNDLGSAFESRRGFLKKGATASAVGLGLSAGAGSAVAADDETTTEGEGSQKYVDTLNYALTLERLEATFYVEGLQKFSESEIEDSEIGQKFGDKVQASIQEQLATIRDHEKAHVETLVKTINDLGGDPIGEDELEFQFPLESPEGFIETAQTLETTGVSAYDGAINLLSGSDQLLTAAATIATVEGRHSAYLNGLTGKSPFPRAFDEAKPPEEIMKAIQPFLASEN; encoded by the coding sequence ATGACAGACGAACGCGACTACGGCGGAAACGAGCGAATCGAATCGCTGACCAACGACCTCGGAAGCGCCTTCGAGTCCCGGCGAGGGTTCCTGAAGAAGGGAGCGACCGCGTCGGCGGTCGGTCTCGGACTTTCGGCGGGCGCCGGCAGCGCCGTGGCGGCCGACGACGAAACCACGACGGAGGGCGAGGGCAGCCAGAAGTACGTCGACACGCTCAACTACGCGCTCACGCTCGAACGACTCGAGGCGACGTTCTACGTGGAGGGGCTACAGAAGTTCAGCGAGTCGGAAATCGAGGACTCGGAGATCGGCCAGAAGTTCGGAGACAAGGTCCAAGCGTCCATCCAAGAGCAACTCGCGACGATTCGGGACCACGAGAAGGCCCACGTCGAGACGCTCGTGAAGACGATAAACGACCTCGGCGGCGACCCCATCGGCGAGGACGAACTCGAGTTCCAGTTCCCGCTCGAAAGCCCCGAGGGGTTCATCGAAACGGCCCAGACGCTCGAGACAACCGGCGTCTCGGCCTACGACGGTGCGATAAACCTGCTGAGCGGGAGCGACCAACTGCTGACCGCGGCGGCGACCATCGCTACGGTCGAAGGCCGCCACTCGGCGTATCTCAACGGACTGACCGGGAAGTCGCCGTTCCCGCGAGCGTTCGACGAGGCGAAACCGCCCGAGGAGATTATGAAGGCCATTCAGCCGTTCCTCGCGTCCGAAAACTGA
- a CDS encoding Gfo/Idh/MocA family protein, which yields MGAHLTEPIRIGIVGAGNRGRNHAARYDRIPGAEIVAVADVDEPKAEALAERYAAESYPTHGAMLDATDLDAVNVCVHATIHADIAVDALEAGTAVFCEKPMAGDYADARRMADAADRTGNRLAVQNQLLYTKETLAAKALADAGALGDVYHATAARSPGLAFGGDGDPEAVPLGARRRGTPYVDGYGTPAFVSEESAGGGVVLDLGSYTVGQLLYLLGSAASSGGGPSAGESSTGGSSALEIPRVERVRAETFRTVPDRFETGSEYQRRIEETGYDVEDVAVAFVTLADGAVLSVRTSWSRYMEDESSALVGTQGGVRLDPFEYFATVGDVEMRASADLEEYLFRQQYLRGERGRAAYDAGLWADPLYHWVTDLLGHSEAPPTADIALESMVVTDGIYRSAELGREVTREEIVEAEETE from the coding sequence ATGGGAGCGCACCTCACCGAGCCAATCCGAATCGGTATCGTCGGCGCGGGCAACCGCGGCCGGAACCACGCGGCGCGTTACGACCGAATCCCCGGCGCGGAAATCGTCGCCGTCGCCGACGTGGACGAACCGAAGGCGGAGGCGCTCGCCGAGCGGTACGCCGCCGAGAGCTATCCGACCCACGGCGCGATGCTCGACGCGACCGACCTCGACGCGGTGAACGTCTGCGTCCACGCGACCATCCACGCCGACATCGCGGTGGACGCTCTCGAAGCCGGTACGGCGGTCTTCTGCGAGAAGCCGATGGCCGGCGACTACGCCGACGCCCGGCGGATGGCCGACGCCGCCGACCGGACCGGAAATCGGCTCGCGGTCCAGAACCAGTTGCTCTACACCAAGGAGACGCTGGCCGCGAAGGCGCTGGCCGACGCGGGCGCGCTCGGCGACGTCTACCACGCCACCGCGGCCCGGTCGCCCGGACTGGCGTTCGGCGGCGACGGCGACCCCGAGGCGGTTCCGCTCGGCGCGCGCCGCCGCGGGACGCCCTACGTGGACGGCTACGGGACGCCCGCCTTCGTCAGCGAGGAGTCGGCCGGCGGCGGCGTCGTCCTCGACCTCGGGAGCTACACGGTCGGCCAACTGCTCTACCTGCTCGGGTCGGCCGCGTCGTCCGGCGGCGGACCGTCGGCCGGCGAGTCGTCCACCGGCGGGTCGTCAGCCCTCGAAATACCCCGCGTCGAGCGCGTGCGCGCCGAGACGTTCCGGACCGTCCCCGACCGCTTCGAGACCGGGAGCGAGTACCAGCGCCGAATCGAGGAGACCGGCTACGACGTGGAGGACGTGGCGGTGGCCTTCGTCACCTTGGCGGACGGGGCGGTCCTCTCGGTCCGGACGAGTTGGTCGCGCTACATGGAGGACGAGTCGAGTGCGCTCGTCGGCACTCAGGGCGGCGTCCGACTCGACCCCTTCGAGTACTTCGCCACGGTCGGCGACGTGGAGATGCGCGCCAGCGCCGACCTCGAAGAGTACCTGTTCCGCCAGCAGTACCTCCGGGGCGAGCGCGGCCGGGCGGCCTACGACGCCGGACTCTGGGCGGACCCGCTCTACCACTGGGTCACGGACCTGCTCGGCCACAGCGAGGCACCGCCGACCGCCGACATCGCGCTGGAGTCGATGGTCGTCACCGACGGCATCTACCGGTCGGCGGAACTCGGCCGAGAGGTGACGCGCGAGGAAATCGTCGAGGCCGAGGAGACCGAGTAG